The Microvirga thermotolerans sequence GCTGCGGGCCTGACGTTCAGTGGTTCCTATGCGGCCGCGCGCTTGGCGACGGAGCGCACGCCCTCGCCGAGCTCCTTCACCAATGTGGTGACGGCCTCGACCGTGCGCGAGGTGGCGCGCCCCTCGGCATCGAGGGTGCCCTTGAGCGCGTCGATGAGCGCCGAGCCGACCACGACCCCGTCGGCGCCCTTCGCCACCTCCGCCGCGTGGGCACCGCTCTTCACGCCGAAGCCCACCACCACGGGCAGGGGCGTGTGGCGCTTGATCCGCTCCACCGCCGCGGCGACCTTGCCGAAATCCGGCGTCGCCGCCCCGGTGATGCCGGTGATGGAAACGTAATAGACGAACCCGGCCGTGTTGGCGAGCACCGCCGGCAGGCGGCGGTCGTCCGTCGTCGGTGTCGCGAGGCGGATGAAGGCAAGGCCCGCCTTCAGGGCCGGGAGGCACAGCTCCTCGTCCTCCTCCGGCGGAAGGTCCACCACGATCAGCCCGTCGACGCCCGCTTCCCTTGCGTCGGCGAGGAAGCGGTCAACCCCGTAGACGTAGATCGGGTTGAAATAGCCCATGAGGATCACCGGCGTGTCCCGGTCCTCGGCCCGGAAGCGGCGCACGAGGTCGAGGGTCTTCGCCGTGGTCTGGCCGACCTTCAGGGCGCGCAGGCCCGCCGCCTGGATCGCCGGCCCGTCGGCCATGGGATCCGTGAAGGGCAGGCCGAACTCGACGATGTCGGCCCCGGCCTTCGGCAGGCTCTTCAGGATCGCAAGGGAGGTCTCCGGATCCGGGTCTCCCGCCATGATGTAGGTCACGAGGGCGGCACGGCCTTCCGCGCGGCACTTCTCGAAACGGGCTTCGATGCGCTTGGTCATGGGCGGGTCCTTAGCACGGTCCGGTGCGGAAGTGGACAGGGATCTCGCATCTGCCCATGGCGCCCCTCCCGGGGTATAAGCCGGCCCGGAACTGTTCCAGGGGCCCTTCGGAGGGCGAATCGCATGGCGAGGACCTACCGGCCGACCCGGCTGCGCGCACCTTATCTGAGGCGCCTGTGGCTCGACGAGGCGCGCATCGTCGACCGTGCGGTCTATCCCTTCTGTCTCCCGCTCTTCGGAAACCCGGACTTTTCGATGGAGTTCGACCGCGCCGTCACGATCATCGTCGGCGAGAACGGCGTGGGGAAGTCGACCATCCTTGAGGGGATCGCAGCGCTCGCCGGCTACGACGAGGCCGGCGGCGGAAAGGGCTACCGGCCGGTGGACCATTCCCGGGCCGTCGAGGCGATGGGCGGCCAGCTCGCCCAGGCCCTTCGCGCCAGCTGGCTGCCGCGGGTCACCAAGGGCTGGTTCTTCAGGGCGGAGAGCTTCTTCACGGTCTCGCGCTATCTCGACACCGCAGCGCTCGACGCGGGCGAGGCGCCCCCCGATTTCCTCTCGCATTCCCATGGGGAGGGCTTTCTGCGCTTCTTCGAAGAGCGCTGCGCCAGGCAGGGCCTGTACATCTTCGACGAGCCCGAATCGGCCCTCTCGCCGTCGCGCCAGGTCGAATTCCTCAAGCTGCTGCAAAGGATGGATCGGTCCGGCCACTGTCAGGTGATCATGGCGACCCACTCGCCGATCCTCATGGCCTATCCGGGCGCGCGGCTCCTCGGCCTGACGAGATACGGCCTGGAGCCGGTCCGCCTCGAGGAGACCCGGCATTTCCGCCTGCTGCGGGAATTCTGCCTCGATCCGGAACTCTTCGTCGCGATGATGCTGGACGGCTGACGGCACGGCGCCATCCGTGTCATTCCGGGGCGCCGCAGCGCGGCCGGAACGACGGCGCGATGACGGATATCGCGCATCGCCCGTCGTTCCGGCGACGAGGCGAAGCTCTACAGCTTCACGCCCAGAATCTCCGCGATCTGCGGAACGTCCTTGTCGCCGCGGCCGCTGATGTTGACGACCATCAGGTGGTCCCTCGGCTTCTTCGGCGCGAGCTCGACGACCTTGGCGAGGGCGTGGCTCGATTCCAGCGCCGGCAGGATTCCCTCCAGCCGGGAGCAGAGCTGGAAGGCGTCGAGCGCCTCCCGGTCGGTGGCGGAGATGTACGTCACCCGGCCCACGTCGTGCAGCCAGGCATGCTCCGGCCCGATGCCCGGATAGTCGAGGCCCGCCGAGATCGAGTGGGCGTCCTGGATCTGCCCGTCCCCGTCCATCAGGAGATAGGTGCGGTTGCCGTGCAGCACGCCCGGCCGCCCGCCCGTGAGCGATGCCGCGTGGAGTTTGTCGAGCCCGTGGCCCGCCGCCTCGACCCCGTAGATCTCCACGCCCCGGTCGTCGAGGAAGGGATGGAACAGGCCGATGGCGTTGGAGCCGCCGCCGACGCAGGCGATCAGCGAATCCGGCAGGCGGCCCTCCGCCTGCAGCATCTGCTCGCGGGTCTCGTTGCCGATGACGCACTGGAAGTCGCGCACCATGGCCGGGTAGGGATGCGGCCCCGCCACCGTGCCGATGCAGTAGAAGGTGTCGGCCACGTTGGTGACCCAGTCGCGCAGGGCCTCGTTCATGGCGTCCTTGAGGGTGCGGGTGCCGGACTGCACCGGCACCACCTTGGCGCCCAGCATGTTCATGCGAAACACGTTGGGCTTCTGCCGCTCCACGTCGACGGCGCCCATGTAGACGATGCATTCCAGCCCGTAGCGGGCGCAGAGGGTCGCGGTCGCGACCCCGTGCTGGCCCGCGCCGGTTTCGGCGATGATGCGCTTCTTGCCCATGCGGCGGGCGAGGAGGATCTGCCCCAGCACGTTGTTCACCTTGTGGGCGCCGGTGTGGTTCAGCTCCTCGCGCTTGAAGTAGATCTTGGCCCCGCCCGGCAGGCCGGCGGCGGCCGCGACCTCGCGGAGATGCTCGGTCATGCGCTCGGCGAAATAGAGCGGGCTCGGGCGGCCGATATAGGTCGCCATCATCGCCTTCATCTCGGCATGGAAGGCCGGGTCGGCCTTGGCCTCCTCGTAGGCCTTCTCCAGGTCGAGGATGAGCGGCATCAGGGTCTCGGCCACGAAGCGGCCGCCGAACATGCCGAAATGGCCGCGCTCGTCCGGGCCGGTGCGGAAGGAATTGGGTTGCGCCTGAGCTGTCACGCCTGTCCTGCCTTGCGCTGGAGTGGGAATTCGCCGGAAGCGATAACGGATTTTCGTCCGGAATGCGCGGGTTTTATCGCCGCCCCCCGGCATAGGCGGCGCGGGCCGCGCGCACGAAGGCCTCGATCCGGGCCCGGTCCTTGACGCCGGGGGCGCTCTCGACCCCCGAGGACACGTCGACCGCCCCCGCCCCGGTGAGGCGGATCGCCTCCGCCACGTTCGCGGGCGTGAGCCCGC is a genomic window containing:
- the trpA gene encoding tryptophan synthase subunit alpha, with protein sequence MTKRIEARFEKCRAEGRAALVTYIMAGDPDPETSLAILKSLPKAGADIVEFGLPFTDPMADGPAIQAAGLRALKVGQTTAKTLDLVRRFRAEDRDTPVILMGYFNPIYVYGVDRFLADAREAGVDGLIVVDLPPEEDEELCLPALKAGLAFIRLATPTTDDRRLPAVLANTAGFVYYVSITGITGAATPDFGKVAAAVERIKRHTPLPVVVGFGVKSGAHAAEVAKGADGVVVGSALIDALKGTLDAEGRATSRTVEAVTTLVKELGEGVRSVAKRAAA
- a CDS encoding AAA family ATPase; the encoded protein is MARTYRPTRLRAPYLRRLWLDEARIVDRAVYPFCLPLFGNPDFSMEFDRAVTIIVGENGVGKSTILEGIAALAGYDEAGGGKGYRPVDHSRAVEAMGGQLAQALRASWLPRVTKGWFFRAESFFTVSRYLDTAALDAGEAPPDFLSHSHGEGFLRFFEERCARQGLYIFDEPESALSPSRQVEFLKLLQRMDRSGHCQVIMATHSPILMAYPGARLLGLTRYGLEPVRLEETRHFRLLREFCLDPELFVAMMLDG
- the trpB gene encoding tryptophan synthase subunit beta; translation: MFGGRFVAETLMPLILDLEKAYEEAKADPAFHAEMKAMMATYIGRPSPLYFAERMTEHLREVAAAAGLPGGAKIYFKREELNHTGAHKVNNVLGQILLARRMGKKRIIAETGAGQHGVATATLCARYGLECIVYMGAVDVERQKPNVFRMNMLGAKVVPVQSGTRTLKDAMNEALRDWVTNVADTFYCIGTVAGPHPYPAMVRDFQCVIGNETREQMLQAEGRLPDSLIACVGGGSNAIGLFHPFLDDRGVEIYGVEAAGHGLDKLHAASLTGGRPGVLHGNRTYLLMDGDGQIQDAHSISAGLDYPGIGPEHAWLHDVGRVTYISATDREALDAFQLCSRLEGILPALESSHALAKVVELAPKKPRDHLMVVNISGRGDKDVPQIAEILGVKL